gtactcgtcttttacttttcgtcctttcactgTGTTTCTGAggaaaaaagtacttgacttgagcgtcggagggtctgattcggggactttttccttggttcttggtctctaacgtgagggtgtcttgtctgagtgtgtgcagagcccTTGCCTCATCCTTCCCGTCATCACCCCCCATCATCCGCTCGTGAGAACCCTTCCGGCATGTGCCAGATCAATCAGGCGTttccacgactttccgtcaacaccgaGGACAGCGCAGCCAgtctccgtccgactcagcttccagacgggatcaaatttggcgccgtctgtgtgAATCTTCTTCActtgttctggaacgtgaagatggatgacgtcaagaggttctctgccattatcacagTTCTAGAGGATCCCGACGAACATATTATCTTCAatcctcactccaccggtattcgggagttgagagaTCAAGTGGAGCTTCAGCTGGCCAACAGGTTAGcttttccattatatttttccctgactccacgggtattcgagaGTCAAGGGACTGAGACAAACCCTTAGCCTGTTGGCACGACTCCTCGATCAGGTACGTTACAAGCTCTGTTCCCTTTGTACGGTTATAGGAGCAGCtatagcttcctgataagagaGCAAGATCCTAGTTCCTTAATCAAAGACTAGGAccttcgatttttgatcggacactaggggcccagctccccgctcatacactagggacacaactccccgctcatacactacggacacagctccccgatcattgactcgcagcacgacttcccgatcaggatctaggggcctcACTCTTTGATTGCAGGCTAGGAGCCTTACTCTCCAATCAAGGACTAGGGGCCCAGCTTCCCGATCATGTGTGTTATAGGCTCTGTATCCTCTTACTactataggctctgcacccttcaccataggGCTCAACATTCTCTTACTGCTATAGGCACTtcactctattattattatatgttcTGCATCCTCCACCTGTTTTGCATTCTTTTACATCTACAGGCTCTGCTCCTTTCACCTGTGGTGCTCTGCTTCCTTTTATTGCTACGGGCTCTGCTCCCTTAAATGACTATGAGCTTCACTTCCTTTGACGGTCGGGGCTCAAATTATTCTCTCCCTAACTCCGCGGACATTTGGGAGTCACGAGATCGACACTAtttcactacaaaaaaattgCTTTTTAgggacaaattttgggacgaatttcttaaaaaaattcgttgcaaaatattttgcgacgaattttgggacgaatttataTTCGTCCCAAAAATAGCGTTGCGAAATTTTGgcgacaaatatataattttcgttggaaatttttgTGACAAATTTCAATTTTCGTCGCAGAATTCGTTGCAAATATGCAACGAACattaattcgttgcaaatttcataattttatatcTGCGACAAACAAATATTTTCGTaccaaatttgcaacgaaaattttTCGAGGCAAAAAACGTTACATAATTACAAATAAATACCAGCCAAAAAAATCCTATTTTCTGCGTAAATTTGCGACAAAAACGGATTCGTCGCAAATCTGCAACGAATCTGGATTCGTTGCAAATCTGCAACGAATCTGGATTCGtcacaaatttgcaacgaatctgaATTCGTCGCAGATTTGCGACGAATTTAGATTTGTCCCAAAAAAATAACCATGACTTTACAAATTTGCGACGAATCTGGATTTGTCCTAAAAGGTGTTCCTAATTTGCGACAAAAAGCTAAATTTTGTCCCAAATCTGCGACGAATTTTGGAACGAACGTGATTCATCGCAAAAGTTGTTTCTttaatttgcaacaaaaaaataatttttgtcccaaatctaggacgaattttgggatgaattcatATTATAAATTTGTGACAAAAAttgatttgttgcaaaatttgtcccaaaaacaaaaaaaaaaaaatccaaaatcttTCTTGATTTTTCTGTTATCCTGTTTACATATTACACttacaacatcttcaacaaattATATCCAACACATCCATATCCAACATCCAAAAAAATCATCCCAAAACTAAACACATCATATCCAACACATCCATATATCTTATATCCAAACAAATCATCCCAAAACTAGcacatcatattcatatatacaaataaccaaaatccaaacaaTAAGTTCAACAAATCATAATATCCAAACATGAAAGTTCTATCATAAtccaaacaacaaatgtaacaagACAtccaaaggaaaataaaatacatatcGTCACGTCTCAAGAGCTTTGATCGCCTTCCGTGCTTCTTTTCCTGCATCAaattacaaacaaataataagtaATATTTATAACTAAAAAAATGTATCAAACGTATTAATGATATCTGTATTTAACATTTACATGCATCCTATTTCAAATATTGATATGACCGCTTCCCCAATAGAATTGTGAAattcaacaacaaaaaaaaaaaatgcaaaatgcaaatgACAGAAACCAACTAACCTTGATCATGTTATCTGTTTTCTCCTTCTTAAGCAGCTGAAGGGCTTCTTTCTTCCGGATTTTGATGtgctccacctcttccttctctcaagTAGTAGCTTCCTGATTCACACACACTGAATtagcattttttttaaacatCAATTCACTTTTAAGCTCAATCTCAGTTTCATACCTCAATCTTCTTTTGCTTATAAAGTTTAATTTCTTGGTTGTAATTTTCCTTCAGAGTCTTAGCAATCTGAGAAATTTGACATATGCTTGAGAACAGAGAGAaacataaaaattattcaaattgAAGATGCACACGAAAATATTCCATTTTGCTCCTCCTCATAGGGAGCTTTCTGCTCTTCTGCCATGTTCTTCCACTCCTCTCCTGCTATCTTTGAGATCTGAGGTAGGCACGCGCCATAGTATTAACAATAAGCCACCTAAGAATTCCAGCAACATATTGGGTTTTCTAAACTACATACCTCAAGGATGGTTTTCTTCTCTTGTAGCAGAGCTTCACGGCGTTCTTTCGAGAACAAGAAGAAAGCTGACATCGGATGTTTTGCTTCAAAGCATCCTTCTCTTTCCTAAACCAAAGATATACTGCATCAGTTTGGAAACCAAAATTTGATCTTTTGCGAATGATATACATTACCTTACTTTCTTGCCCTCTTTTTCAACTTCCTGTTTAGATAATCGAACCACAATAAGAACAGTATGGGTTTGGTTGATAAAAAGACTGGATGTTATGTTAAACTAATTTATTCACCTGTTGAAACTGCAAATATTGTTCCAGCAACTCCATGGCGGTCTTCTGCAAATGCTCTTTTTCCAGTAGCTTCATTGCTTCTTTCTCTCGATTCTCTTGCTTGACGACTTCCTGGTAGGCCTCCTTCTTCTTTCGTCGCCAAGGCCACCAGCGGCCATCGAGGCCCGATAGCGGCATATAGGAGGCCAGAAGATGCCTTTAATGGTCGGCAGAGGGCCAGCAAGGCATTACTCCGACAACCCACGCGTGCCGTGCAAGAAAAGCCGGCGCGAACCAGTAGCGGCCGCCGCCTTACGCCCTAGTAAGCTTGGGAAAAAAGAGAGGGGAAGAAATGCACTTTACCTGCTGGAGATCGCAACCGGAAAAGGATGCAGATGGTTGCGCTACCGCCGCCAACAAGTTGATGGAGAAGAGGAGAAAAAGAATTAGGGCAGAATAGTAG
This region of Zingiber officinale cultivar Zhangliang chromosome 9A, Zo_v1.1, whole genome shotgun sequence genomic DNA includes:
- the LOC122021312 gene encoding high mobility group B protein 6-like isoform X2, with protein sequence MPLSGLDGRWWPWRRKKKEAYQEVVKQENREKEAMKLLEKEHLQKTAMELLEQYLQFQQEREGCFEAKHPMSAFFLFSKERREALLQEKKTILEISKIAGEEWKNMAEEQKAPYEEEQNGIFSLLRL
- the LOC122021312 gene encoding high mobility group B protein 6-like isoform X3, with protein sequence MPLSGLDGRWWPWRRKKKEAYQEVVKQENREKEAMKLLEKEHLQKTAMELLEQYLQFQQEREGCFEAKHPMSAFFLFSKERREALLQEKKTILEISKIAGEEWKNMAEEQKAPYEEEQNDC
- the LOC122021312 gene encoding high mobility group B protein 6-like isoform X1, which codes for MPLSGLDGRWWPWRRKKKEAYQEVVKQENREKEAMKLLEKEHLQKTAMELLEQYLQFQQEREGCFEAKHPMSAFFLFSKERREALLQEKKTILEISKIAGEEWKNMAEEQKAPYEEEQNGIFSCASSI
- the LOC122021312 gene encoding high mobility group B protein 6-like isoform X4, whose amino-acid sequence is MPLSGLDGRWWPWRRKKKEAYQEVVKQENREKEAMKLLEKEHLQKTAMELLEQYLQFQQEVEKEGKKVRKEKDALKQNIRCQLSSCSRKNAVKLCYKRRKPSLRSQR